A window of the Lolium perenne isolate Kyuss_39 chromosome 7, Kyuss_2.0, whole genome shotgun sequence genome harbors these coding sequences:
- the LOC127317709 gene encoding MADS-box transcription factor 55, whose protein sequence is MARERREIRRIESAAARQVTFSKRRRGLFKKAEELGVLCDADVALVVFSATGKLSQFASSSMDEIIDKYSTHSKNLGKSQEKPALDLNVEHSKYNSLNEKLAEASLHLRHMRGEELGGLSVGELQQMEKDLETGLQRVLCTKDQQFMQQISDLQQKGTQLAEENMRLRNQMPQVPTAGMMAITEDVLSSESVMTAVHSGSSQDNDDGSDISLKLALPWK, encoded by the exons ATGGCGCGGGAGAGGCGGGAGATACGGCGGATAGAGAGCGCGGCAGCGCGGCAGGTCACCTTCTCCAAGCGGAGGCGCGGGCTCTTCAAGAAGGCCGAGGAGCTCGGCGTGCTCTGCGACGCCGACGTCGCGCTCGTCGTCTTCTCCGCCACCGGCAAGCTCTCCCAGTTCGCAAGCTCCAG TATGGACGAGATCATTGACAAGTATAGTACTCATTCAAAGAACCTGGGGAAATCACAAGAGAAGCCTGCACTTGATTTGAAT GTAGAGCACAGCAAGTATAACAGTTTGAATGAAAAACTTGCTGAAGCAAGTCTTCACCTTAG ACACATGAGAGGTGAGGAACTTGGGGGACTGAGTGTTGGGGAACTGCagcagatggaaaaggatcttGAAACAGGACTACAGAGGGTGCTTTGTACAAAG GACCAACAATTCATGCAACAGATCAGTGACCTCCAACAAAAG GGCACACAGCTGGCAGAAGAGAATATGCGCTTGAGAAACCAA ATGCCTCAGGTGCCAACGGCCGGCATGATGGCTATCACTGAAGATGTTCTTTCATCTGAATCTGTGATGACGGCAGTACATTCCGGAAGCTCGCAGGACAATGACGACGGTTCTGATATATCGCTGAAACTAGC GTTGCCTTGGAAGTAA